The following proteins are encoded in a genomic region of Pikeienuella piscinae:
- a CDS encoding SDR family oxidoreductase has product MSVLVITGGSRGIGRAIVLGAARRGWSAAFSYVANEAAAEATAAEARALGVACEVLQGDARDEAHLAALFDLGAALGPVDKCVVNAGVIGPAGPLAGMDADRIRRIVDINTTGALLTAREAARRMPAAGGGPGGAIAIVSSAAARLGGANNFVDYAATKGAMDTLTRGLAVELAPSVRVNAVRPGIIETDIHGDAGMPDRAEILGPDQPLGRAGTAEETAAAILWLLSDEASYVTGAIIDVAGGR; this is encoded by the coding sequence ATGTCAGTTCTCGTCATCACCGGCGGTTCGCGCGGCATCGGCCGCGCCATCGTCCTCGGCGCCGCGCGGCGCGGCTGGTCAGCCGCGTTCTCCTATGTCGCGAACGAAGCGGCGGCTGAGGCGACCGCGGCGGAGGCGCGCGCCCTCGGCGTCGCCTGCGAGGTGCTGCAGGGCGACGCGCGCGACGAAGCGCATCTCGCGGCGCTCTTCGATCTCGGCGCCGCCCTCGGTCCGGTGGACAAATGCGTGGTCAACGCCGGGGTGATCGGGCCGGCCGGGCCGCTCGCCGGCATGGATGCGGACCGCATCCGCCGGATCGTCGATATCAACACCACCGGCGCGCTTCTGACCGCGCGCGAGGCCGCGCGCCGGATGCCCGCCGCGGGCGGCGGACCGGGCGGCGCCATCGCCATCGTCTCATCGGCCGCCGCGCGGCTTGGCGGAGCGAATAATTTCGTCGATTACGCCGCCACGAAAGGCGCGATGGACACGCTCACCAGGGGCCTCGCGGTCGAGCTTGCGCCCTCCGTCCGGGTCAACGCCGTCCGTCCTGGCATCATCGAGACCGATATTCACGGCGACGCGGGGATGCCGGACCGGGCGGAGATTCTGGGCCCGGACCAGCCGCTTGGCCGCGCCGGCACGGCCGAGGAGACGGCCGCCGCGATCCTCTGGCTGCTCTCGGACGAGGCGAGCTACGTCACCGGCGCGATCATTGATGTCGCTGGCGGGCGTTGA